In Desulfomicrobium macestii, the genomic window GGGGCTATCGATCAACTCGAAACCTGATCGCCATGATCTACCTCATCGGGGGGAGGCTTAAATTTGCCCTACCCACTTGAAACAGCGAGGAACCAGTTTCTGAGGCTAATTGAGCTTGATGCCTTGGCCAAGGCCTTCCAGGACTGCTTCGATGCCTCCCGTGACAAAAGAGATGTCACGCTCAAAGCTCTTTGGTGCTCTTTGTCACTGGATCTGTTCGGTCTCGCAGTTCTGTGAACTCGGATCGCAGCTTCACGATCTCGGACCAAAGCTTGCGAGTCCGACTGTCAATCATGCTCTCTAAACCTGCGGTTTCGTCTTCAATAGCGGCTAAACGCTCTGGAAATGACGAAACGTTCATGCTATACCCATGCATGGTGAAAAAAAAGAACACGCACGCGTAGCGTGAGAGCCGCAGGGTCTCGCGCTTGATTGTTATAATACTTTTTCTAATCCAGGATAAATACTAGTTCCTGGGGAATTATTGCCACTTTTTGGAAGCGTTAAAATGACCACGTTGCCACCCTGTAACGGGTAATAAATGCTCATCATGGGTAAATATTGCATCATGTGATTTTCAATCTTGAATTGAGATATTCAGTTGTTTCGTGATTGAACCCAATACCGTCGAGCAAATTGACTTGCCAATATTCAGGCGCGTGCTCATTCCTTGCTATGACTTTCATCTTGGAACTGCTCAAAAAATCCACGGCGGTAGCATAGCTCCTGCGGCCTATTCCGGCGAAGTCAATCAACGCTTCCCGGTCAGCCCTGCACCAGTCGCATTCCCTCGAAGCGTACCATTCACGCCATTCATCCGAATCAACTCGCAACCAATCACCCTCCAGTTCTAAGTCAGGCCTTGGTTTTGCAAAAATGCGCATCACCGGATAGAGCGCATGGGTCACAGGATGATCACCCATGACCGACCATATGCCGCCTTGGAACAAGGAGGCATACAGCGGGACATAGAAATCGTCATGCGGTAACTGTAGATGGTAAATCGTGAGGGGGCGGCCCGCTGTTGTGGTCGCCTTTCGTGTCGAGATGAGCCCAGCATCTTCGAGGATGCGCAGTCCACGACGCACAGTCTTGCGACTGTTGAGGCCAGACAGGGCGCAAATGAGCTCCTGGCTCGGCCAGCATTTATGATCACGATTCTCAAAATGTAGAAGGACAGGCAAAACAGATTTTGAAGCCAGGGGCAGTTCCGCCCAAATTCCTGGGGTATCAATCAAGCCGTCAGACGATACTTTGAAAATCAATGACCTTGGAAATTGACAGAACCGGCCTAATGTCGACTGATCAAATATTTTCCATCGATATGTGAAGCCCGGATCAAGAGTATCGACAGCAGGCAGCAGCGCGGATTCGTGTTTTTGTGCTGGCTTTTTCGTGGGACGTTTCTTGACAGCACTCATGAATCACCCCGACAGCAAAAACCTTGACAGTCAAAATAAATTGGCCAAAAAGGTTCTAGCGGATTTGAATCACCTCCCCGCCCATCCTTGAAGCCCCGGCCTTCCACGCTGGGGTTTCCCTTTTCTGGAATCATGGTCAGCGCTCCCCAATCGGGGTAATCTTGGATGCTTCTAAGAAGGTGTCGAGGTCTTCTCTCAAATATCGCACACTGCGAGAAATTTTCAAATACTTAGGGCCTTTGTTGTAGAACCGCCAGGCCTGCAAAGTTTTGACTGACATTCCAAGGTACGCTGCTGCTTCTTGCTCTCGCATCGTTCTTTGCACGTTGGGGATGTAGTCGACATGTTTTTTCGGTTCGTTGATCATACCCATGTTGTCATCTCCTTTTGGAATAAAAAATGGCCGCCTGCGGGACACCACATACGACCATCGGAGACCATAGAACTAAAAATATGGATATGACTTTATTTTACATGCGCTACTGTCGGACACTGAAATCGGTTTCTAATATCAGGCCCCCTATATTTCGAGCACTTCTACGGCATCAATACATTTGCGCGTATTGGCAAGCCAGCGCTGAAACTGCCTTTCGCTGGAATTTGCCTTACCAAAGTTCTTCGGCCCATGTTCTTTCAGTTTTTTTCGAACTCTGCGAATTCCTTCGGCGTCTGACACCTCATTTTCTTCTATATAGTCAAACAATAAGAGGCCAATAGCGCGGGATTCATCGCTTACAGTTCTGTACACAACGCCCTTAGCGCAAAGCTCTTCCTGTATCCTTTTAATATCATAATCAACTAATATTCCAAAATCTAAGGCATTAAAATCATTTTTTAAATATTCATGCTTTATATATTTAAGCAAATCTCTTATATCAGTTATAATATAATTCGTATTATTATTAATATCTACAGAAACATGTAAAATATTTCTTTCATTAATATTGTAAGAGATAATCGAACTATCCCTTTCAACTGGATTTAATGATTTTCCAATGCAGATATCATTTACTATATCTAAAGGGTTTTGCTTCCAACATGCATAAGAAAAATTATTATTTATATACTTGCTTAATTCTAATAATCTGCTTATATCATTATAATTATCATTATAAAAATCAAGATCAGTATTTTCAAAGTAGTTTATACCTCTCAAGCAACTTTTGTACAAAATTTTTTTTAATTCAATATTTTCACCACATAATGAGTAAATATAGTCATAAGTTGCATTTTTTTCATTTGCCATCTGTTTATAGTTAATATTTCTTACAGTATATTGACCTTTCCAGTATGTATACCCATTAACCCATTTAATAGAAGCAGTATTTTTTTGTACTGGCATGTAATCTACCTCTGATTATATCCTGAATATATCCAGAAGGGGCACCCCCCTTTCGCCGCCGATGATCAGTCGGCGGCTAGGCCCTGGAAAGATTCCGCCTGGCCCGACGTCAGAATCATTTCCCGTTGATACTGACCACCTTGTTTTGCTCTTCGGCCAATCCGTTGAAAATATCGTCCACCACCTGCCCGGCCCGAGTCAGGCTTTCGTCACGCAAATGGGCGTAACGCTGGGTCATGTCTGCGCTCTTGTGAGTCATGAGCTTTTGCAAGGTGTACATATCCACCTTGCCCGAGCTGGCCAGCATGGACGCGTACACATGCCGTAATCCATGAAGGGCGCGGAAATCTTTAGGCAAGCCCGCCGCCTTCTTGATCTTATTCACCTGATCCGCAATCCTTGTTCGCGGCGCATAATTGCCGTTTTTGTCAGGTCGACCGGCAAAAACAAACTGGCAAACCTTGGGCATGGATTCGAGCAACTTCCTCGCCTGAGCATTCATCGGGATAGTCTGATCCTTCCCGCCCTTGGGGTCACGCAACCGGATGAAACCACGATCAAAGTCAAGGTCCGACCATTCCAGTTTGAACATCTCCCCACGCCTCATGCCCGTGTAAAGAGCGCAAAGCATCATCGGCCCGGCCACAGGGTGCTTGTCCTTCTCGATTGCATCCAAAAGATCTTGGAGCTGATCCGGAGTCAAGTCCTCGGTCCTGTGGTTATTCAGTTTGGGAAGTTCCAGTTTGAAGGGTAGGGGCGGACACAGATTGCGGTTCACGCCAAAGTTGATGATCCGGCGCAAGAGTTCCAGAGTATTGTGGACTGTAGCGGGCTTGCGGGTCTTGCTCATCTTCACCCGGAGACGATCGACGGAAAGGGGATCAATCTCGCTTGGGGTCTTGGAGCCGAAAGCCGGATCAATGTACATGCTAAAACGGTAATCGTCCGTGATGGCAATGCGGGCCTTGTCCTCATTGTTTGCCCGGTATTCCTTCCATAACTTGCTAATGGTCCACCGCCCGGACTCTGATTCTTTAGCGGCCTGTTCTGCTGCCCGGATCTCTGAATTCGTTGGAGCCCTCCCTCGAATCTTGTCAGCACGGACCAGCGACGCAAGGAACGGACTCCAATACTTTTTATGGTTCGGCTTTGGGGCCTTCTCGGAGGTCCGCCCCACCTTGTCCTCGTAGAGCTTTCCATCACGCTTGTAACGGATGTAGATGATGTGGTCCGGCTCACCACTGGCAGGGGAAACAGAGGCAACAAGAAAGACTCCCTTAAAACCTTCAGCCGCGATTCGTTTCTGTCTGGCCATGTGTCTCCTCCCGATCTCTGCGCGTTGCCTGGGCAGGAACGCAGGGACTATTTCCCCCACCGCTGCCCCCACCGTTTAAGATCAAAATAAGCCAAATTTGAGGGGTGTCAATAGTAAAGTATACGCAATAACTATCTGATAAATAACATAAAATAGAAATGAGTAAAAAATGGTAAAAAAGATAAGTCTGCGTTCGGGACGCAGAGACCGGAGGTTCAAATCCTCTCATCCCGACCAGAAAATCAAGGGCTTGGATATAAAAAATCCAGGCCCTATTTTTTTGGTAATATTCACCGACAACACAAGCCACATGAGAACCCGCACGTCACTTTCGGACCCAACAATTTCAAGCACATCGCATAGCCACCACGCTAAATCGGAAAATTTCAAAACATGACAAAGGATCTCCTTGAGCATGAGGAAGAAGTCTTCATCTGCGGTCGCCAGTCCAACTATTGCGGGCTCTAGCCCAACAGAAAAGGCCCCGTCAGGAATGGCGGAGCCTTGATCATTTCTACTATTCCCGATTCCACGCTTCACCGCCCACTTGCATCGCGTTCTGGTTTGCCGCCCCCCTCTTCCTGTTATTTTGCTCACAATTTCTGCGGATTGCGAAACCTGCCGCCCTACGCTACGAGGAAGGGAATTTTGCGAAAATTGTTGCCGGGAGTGGCACGTTAGGCAAGGCCTGTAGACCGCCGAGGAATTCGAGTAGCTGCCAAGTTGGGCAAGGCCACACTTTACCTTTCTGTTTTGTCATTTACCCGCAAACATCCCGACGTCGGCGAAACTGTTAGCCACACACGCCCCGACCAAAACGCGAATATTCATCAAAGGAACAATATGGCCAGCCGTGCAGCACCAAAACAGGAAGAGCCCGTGGAGGCAATCAAACAGGCTCAACGCCTGAAATCGCCAGGACTCATCGCCAACAACGAAGCCTTTCTCCGCCTGCTGACCGAGGGCATCAAGGTCAGCTATCAAGTGCAGGGACAGGTACGCGGGCGACTGGCCATAAATCCAGAAAAACGACCTTATATTTCTGGATCAACTGAAGTCATTTAATTATGAAAAATTTAATAGAATCATGCTATTACTTTATTGCAGGCCACGGCAGGGGGTGGGCGTTCTCGTCCAGCGATTTGCTGAGCCGTTTCAGCCGCCAGCAGGCCGACAGTCTGCTTTCGGAACTGGTCAAGCAAGACAAGATCCGCCGGGTCGCCAGAGGAATTTATGATTACCCCGCCTACAGCGAATTGCTGAAAAAACAGCTCAGCCCGGACATGGATCAAGTGGCCAATGCCTATGCCCGCAAGTTCAACTGGCGCATTGCCGTTTCCGGCGAAACAGCCCTGTACATGCTGGGACTGTCCACCCAGGTACCAGCCAGTTATGTGTATCTGAGTGATGGTCCCGGTCGCCGCTATGAGGTGATGGGACAGGTGCTGGAATTTAGAAAAATCAAACTGAGGGACATGGGCTTTAAGCATCGTAATAG contains:
- a CDS encoding helix-turn-helix domain-containing protein produces the protein MSAVKKRPTKKPAQKHESALLPAVDTLDPGFTYRWKIFDQSTLGRFCQFPRSLIFKVSSDGLIDTPGIWAELPLASKSVLPVLLHFENRDHKCWPSQELICALSGLNSRKTVRRGLRILEDAGLISTRKATTTAGRPLTIYHLQLPHDDFYVPLYASLFQGGIWSVMGDHPVTHALYPVMRIFAKPRPDLELEGDWLRVDSDEWREWYASRECDWCRADREALIDFAGIGRRSYATAVDFLSSSKMKVIARNEHAPEYWQVNLLDGIGFNHETTEYLNSRLKIT
- a CDS encoding helix-turn-helix transcriptional regulator, which gives rise to MGMINEPKKHVDYIPNVQRTMREQEAAAYLGMSVKTLQAWRFYNKGPKYLKISRSVRYLREDLDTFLEASKITPIGER
- a CDS encoding tyrosine-type recombinase/integrase, which produces MARQKRIAAEGFKGVFLVASVSPASGEPDHIIYIRYKRDGKLYEDKVGRTSEKAPKPNHKKYWSPFLASLVRADKIRGRAPTNSEIRAAEQAAKESESGRWTISKLWKEYRANNEDKARIAITDDYRFSMYIDPAFGSKTPSEIDPLSVDRLRVKMSKTRKPATVHNTLELLRRIINFGVNRNLCPPLPFKLELPKLNNHRTEDLTPDQLQDLLDAIEKDKHPVAGPMMLCALYTGMRRGEMFKLEWSDLDFDRGFIRLRDPKGGKDQTIPMNAQARKLLESMPKVCQFVFAGRPDKNGNYAPRTRIADQVNKIKKAAGLPKDFRALHGLRHVYASMLASSGKVDMYTLQKLMTHKSADMTQRYAHLRDESLTRAGQVVDDIFNGLAEEQNKVVSINGK
- a CDS encoding DUF6088 family protein, translating into MKNLIESCYYFIAGHGRGWAFSSSDLLSRFSRQQADSLLSELVKQDKIRRVARGIYDYPAYSELLKKQLSPDMDQVANAYARKFNWRIAVSGETALYMLGLSTQVPASYVYLSDGPGRRYEVMGQVLEFRKIKLRDMGFKHRNSTLLVQALKALGKEHVTPEVITRIRTQLDPGHYERILRDTQSSTGWVHEAIRQICRPDGDG